A genomic window from Amia ocellicauda isolate fAmiCal2 chromosome 15, fAmiCal2.hap1, whole genome shotgun sequence includes:
- the klhdc10 gene encoding kelch domain-containing protein 10 isoform X2, with translation MSATDGAENTRCVDQLNKFEKLSGRTPSRTAGHRAPPARSGHRCVADNSNLYVFGGYNPDYDESGGSENEDYPLFRELWRYHFATGTWQQMRTEGYMPTELASMSAVLHGNNLLVFGGTGIPFGENNGNDVHVCNVKYKRWSLLNCRGKKPNRIYGQAMAIINGYLYVFGGTTGYIYSTDLHRLDLTTREWIHLKPYNPTDELPEERYRHEIAHDGQRIYILGGGTSWTSYPLDKVHAYNLETNWWEEITTKPHEKIGYPAARRCHSCVQIRNDVFICGGYNGEMILGDLWKISLQTFQWTKLPAVMPEPAYFHCAAVTPAGCMYIHGGVVNIHENKRTGSLFKIWLVVPSLLELCWEKLLKSFPQLAQLSTLQLINLGLTQELIERLK, from the exons GTCACCGCGCCCCCCCGGCCCGGAGTGGACATCGCTGTGTGGCAGACAACTCCAACCTGTATGTGTTCGGAGGCTACAACCCGGACTACGATGAGTCTGGCGGCTCCGAGAATGAAGACTACCCTTTGTTCCGGGAGCTGTGGCGGTATCACTTTGCCACGGGCACTTGGCAGCAAATGAGAACGGAGGGCTACATGCCCACAGAGCTGGCCTCGATGTCAG CGGTCCTGCATGGCAACAACCTGCTGGTGTTCGGGGGCACCGGCATCCCGTTTGGCGAGAACAACGGCAACGACGTCCATGTGTGCAACGTCAAATACAAGCGCTGGTCTCTACTCAACTGCCGGGGGAAGAAGCCCAACCGCATATATGGACAG GCGATGGCCATTATAAATGGCTACCTGTATGTGTTTGGGGGAACGACGGGCTACATTTACAGCACAGACTTGCATAGACTGGACTTGACCACCCGCGAGTGGATCCACCTGAAGCCCTACAACCCCACCGATGAACTGCCCGAGGAACG GTACCGTCATGAGATCGCACACGATGGACAGAGGATATACATCTTAGGCGGAGGAACATCTTGGACTTCGTATCCCTTAGACAAG GTACACGCATACAACCTGGAGACGAATTGGTGGGAGGAGATCACAACGAAACCACATGAAAAAATAG GGTATCCAGCGGCGAGGAGGTGTCACAGCTGCGTACAGATCAGGAACG ATGTTTTTATATGTGGTGGTTATAACGGAGAGATGATACTGGGCGATCTGTGGAAGATCAGCTTGCAAACCTTCCAGTGGACAAAGCTGCCAGCCGTGATGCCGGAGCCGGCCTACTTCCACTGCGCTGCCGTGACCCCT GCTGGCTGTATGTACATCCATGGCGGAGTGGTGAACATTCATGAAAACAAGAGGACTGGCTCCCTGTTTAAGATCTGGCTGGTGGTGCCCAGCTTGTTGGAACTGTGCTGGGAGAAGCTGCTCAAGTCCTTCCCTCAGCTTGCCCAGCTCTCCACCCTGCAGCTTATAAACTTGGGTCTCACACAGGAACTCATAGAGCGATTGAAATAG
- the cax1 gene encoding cation/H+ exchanger protein 1, with product MSLDTDCSRRRRNTHDAFEFPQDLDHRAEPQHRRSSLCDRLCISSHHSELTDIYSPGNSHQFNVFTPRYMAGQGVQSVTPTKCLHRSGEVQGCDGCAIKTTLTAENEVEAHRLANNYRFGFKKWKSHVTERPWEDRSEIVKELYSELKTVRAPEGSLVTCGNVTYVLLFGWWTSLVYLLISVLMFVTVIGAPYGKLCWKLACYFLWPFGKSIQKATHPLRKCCLKFPECEAIPEVDEVKETSPLVPPPQPAPARTPGTRSCKPRYWCRVSTYVWLILGYPVLFLTHALVCFFSWTLVFTIPVSKMNARTISIILLMPPELVRIENPKKTEVSSESEVMLCCYRAFNFYYYKYTVDGMNVFAVNLLPLVIITLVIGYADKENRYASSPVKFTTAIGSIIPLSYFIGMAIASISAQSNFAVGAVLNATFGSITELTFYITALLRGFREGNKCYEEIVKSALTGTLLGCILLVPGVCMIIGGCKHQEQRFNSRSAGVGSALLFISVGGVFAPTLFSKAYGNLVCQNCSNTTENATGSFTCHNCHYDLSENNYSLFHSHIEPLVYSVSVLLPAAYLIGLIFTLKTHSHIYDIHISDCHVPGHQHIPVVHWSRWRAVIILIMATLLMSACADLTTLHIEPILSNSRVSQYFIGVTVLAMIPEIPEIVNGIQFALQNNISLSFEVGSSMAVQVCMLQIPVLILFNVFYDVGFVLIFSDLHLWASIFSVILVNYIFMDGKCDYFQGTALVVVYLILLAMYFFAPSPAGC from the exons ATGTCACTAGACACGGACTGCAGTCGCAGGCGGAGAAACACGCACGATGCTTTCG AGTTCCCCCAGGACTTGGATCACAGAGCGGAGCCGCAGCACAGACGAAGCTCCCTGTGTGACCGGCTGTGCATATCCAGCCATCACTCGGAGCTCACCGACATCTACTCCCCCGGGAACTCGCACCAGTTCAACGTCTTCACCCCGAGATACATGGCAGGCCAGGGAG tacagtcagtCACTCCGACTAAGTGCCTGCACCGCTCCGGGGAGGTGCAAGGATGCGACGGCTGTGCCATCAAGACCACTCTCACTGCGGAGAACGAAGTGGAGGCTCACCGGCTCGCCAACAACTACAGG tttggATTTAAGAAATGGAAGAGCCATGTCACAGAGAGACCCTGGGAGGACAGATCAGAGATTGTGAAGGAACTGTACTCCGAGTTGAAAACCGTCAGGGCCCCTGAGG GGTCTTTGGTGACATGTGGCAATGTTACTTATGTCCTTTTATTCGGCTGGTGGACGTCTTTAGTTTACTTGCTTATTAGTGTTCTGATGTTTGTGACTGTTATTGGAGCTCCATAtg GTAAGCTCTGTTGGAAATTGGCTTGTTATTTTCTGTGGCCATTTGGCAAGTCAATACAGAAG GCAACCCATCCTCTCAGAAAGTGCTGCCTGAAATTCCCAGAGTGTGAGGCCATACCCGAGGTGGATGAAGTGAAGGAGACCTCCCCGCTGGTGCCGCCCCCGCAGCCTGCGCCAGCCAGGACCCCGGGGACAAGGTCTTGCAAGCCCCGCTACTGG TGCCGGGTCAGCACCTACGTCTGGCTCATCTTGGGGTACCCTGTCCTGTTCCTGACCCACGCCCTGGTCTGCTTCTTCTCCTGGACTCTGGTCTTCACCATTCCCGTGTCCAAGATGAACGCCAGAACCATCAGCATCATCCTGCTCATGCCCCCCGAACTAGTCCGTATAGAAAATCCAAAAAAG ACAGAAGTGAGTTCAGAATCGGAGGTGATGCTGTGCTGTTACCGTGCCTTTAATTTCTACTACTACAAGTACACTGTCGACGGGATGAATGTGTTCGCCGTCA ACCTGCTGCCTCTCGTCATCATCACGCTGGTGATTGGCTATGCAGACAAGGAGAACCGCTATGCCAGCTCCCCGGTGAAGTTCACCACCGCCATAGGCTCCATCATCCCCCTGTCCTACTTCATTGGCATGGCCATCGCCAG TATTTCGGCACAGAGTAACTTCGCGGTGGGCGCAGTGTTGAACGCGACTTTCGGCTCGATCACCGAACTGACGTTCTACATCACGGCCCTGCTGAGGGGCTTCCGGGAAGGCAACAAGTGCTACGAGGAGATCGTGAAGTCTGCGCTGACCGGGACGCTGCTGGGCTGCATCCTCTTAGTTCCG GGTGTCTGCATGATCATCGGGGGCTGTAAGCACCAGGAGCAGAGGTTTAACAGCCGCTCCGCCGGCGTCGGGTCAGCGCTGCTCTTCATCTCGGTGGGAG GTGTGTTTGCCCCAACGCTGTTCTCCAAGGCCTATGGGAACCTGGTTTGCCAGAATTGTTCCAACACAACTGAGAACGCCACTGGCTCCTTCACCTGCCACAACTGCCACTACGACCTG AGTGAAAATAATTACTCATTGTTTCACAGCCATATCGA GCCCCTGGTTTACTCTGTGTCAGTCCTGCTCCCTGCTGCCTACCTGATCGGCCTCATCTTCACTCTGAAGACCCATTCGCACATCTACGACATTCACATCAGTGACTGCCACG TCCCTGGTCACCAACACATCCCAGTGGTCCACTGGTCACGTTGGAGAGCCGTGATCATCCTCATCATGGCCACACTGCTGATGTCGGCCTGCGCTGACCTGACCACCCTGCACATCGAGCCCATCCTGTCCAACTCCCGGGTGTCTCAG TACTTCATTGGTGTCACTGTCCTGGCTATGATCCCAGAGATTCCAGAGATTGTCAATGGGATCCAGTTTGCCCTTCAGAATAACATCAGTCTGAG CTTCGAGGTCGGGAGCTCTATGGCCGTGCAGGTCTGCATGCTTCAGATCCCGGTCCTGATCCTCTTTAACGTCTTCTAC GACGTGGGCTTTGTTCTGATCTTCAGTGACTTGCACCTGTGGGCCAGCATCTTCAGCGTCATCCTGGTCAACTACATCTTCATGGACGGCAAGTGTGACTACTTTCAGG GAACAGCTCTGGTAGTTGTGTACCTCATCCTCCTAGCCATGTACTTCTTTGCTCCCTcccctgctggctgctga